One region of Brassica napus cultivar Da-Ae chromosome A10, Da-Ae, whole genome shotgun sequence genomic DNA includes:
- the LOC106416276 gene encoding IAA-amino acid hydrolase ILR1-like 6, with protein MDGLQKLNLLFISLAITIVSLNIATDLPFIQVKFPNNNILLRTTPVKNQSSSIPSRVGSDECRLWTQVCSDEILRLAHEPENVAWLKRVRRTIHENPELAFEEYETSRLVRTELDRLGIRYKYPLAKTGIRAWIGSGGPPFVAVRADMDALPIQEAVEWKHKSKVAGKMHACGHDAHVTMLLGAAQILKCREHLLKGTVILLFQPAEEAGNGAKKMIEDGALDDVEAIFAVHVSHEHPTGVIGSRSGPLLAGCGFFRAIITSEESGSSADLIIAASSAVISLQGIVSREASPLDAQVVSVTSFDGGHSLDAVPDTVVLGGTFRAFSNSSFYYLMKRIREVLVEQVGVFGCKATLNFFEEQNAIYPPTTNDDGMYTHLKKVTVDLLGENNFAVAPQVMGAEDFAFYSEVIPAAFYFIGIRNEELGSVHIGHSPHFMIDEDSLPVGAAVHAAVAERYLNDIRS; from the exons ATGGACGGTCTCCAAAAACTCAACCTTCTTTTCATCTCTTTAGCCATAACAATCGTCTCTCTCAACATCGCCACCGATTTACCTTTCATCCAAGTCAAATTTCCAAACAACAATATATTACTACGGACAACGCCGGTTAAAAACCAGTCGTCCAGTATACCAAGTCGGGTCGGATCAGATGAGTGTCGGCTATGGACCCAAGTCTGTTCCGATGAAATTCTCCGGCTAGCTCACGAACCGGAGAACGTGGCGTGGCTCAAACGCGTGAGGAGAACAATTCATGAAAACCCGGAGCTTGCGTTTGAGGAGTATGAGACGAGTAGGCTCGTTCGGACCGAGCTGGATCGTTTGGGTATTCGGTACAAGTATCCGCTAGCTAAAACGGGTATTCGGGCTTGGATCGGATCCGGTGGCCCCCCTTTTGTTGCTGTTCGAGCTGATATGGATGCCCTTCCTATTCAG GAAGCAGTTGAATGGAAACACAAAAGCAAAGTTGCAGGCAAAATGCACGCTTGTGGTCATGATGCACATGTCACTATGCTTCTTGGTGCTGCTCAGATTCTTAAGTGTCGTGAACATCTTCTCAAG GGAACAGTGATTCTACTATTCCAACCAGCAGAAGAAGCTGGAAACGGTGCCAAGAAGATGATTGAAGACGGAGCCTTGGATGACGTGGAGGCTATCTTTGCAGTCCATGTTTCCCACGAGCATCCAACGGGTGTCATTGGATCTAGGAGTGGTCCTCTGCTCGCGGGATGTGGATTTTTCCGGGCAATCATTACTTCGGAAGAGTCCGGAAGCTCTGCTGATCTTATTATTGCAGCTTCTTCAGCCGTCATAAGCCTTCAAGGCATTGTATCACGTGAAGCTAGTCCTCTTGATGCTCAG GTTGTGTCGGTGACTTCGTTTGATGGCGGTCACAGTCTCGATGCAGTGCCGGATACGGTGGTTCTTGGGGGCACTTTCAGAGCTTTTTCCAACTCAAGCTTCTACTACCTTATGAAGCGTATTCGAGAG GTACTAGTGGAACAGGTAGGGGTTTTCGGTTGCAAAGCGACACTGAATTTCTTTGAGGAGCAGAACGCAATCTACCCGCCAACCACAAACGACGACGGAATGTACACACACTTGAAAAAAGTCACCGTTGATTTGTTGGGAGAAAACAACTTCGCGGTGGCTCCACAAGTTATGGGAGCGGAAGATTTTGCATTCTACTCGGAGGTCATCCCGGCCGCATTCTACTTCATTGGCATAAGAAATGAGGAACTTGGATCAGTCCACATTGGCCATTCACCGCATTTTATGATCGATGAAGATAGTTTACCGGTTGGAGCCGCTGTTCACGCCGCTGTGGCTGAGAGATACTTAAATGATATACGTTCATAA
- the LOC106414323 gene encoding probable delta-aminolevulinic acid dehydratase 2, chloroplastic has product MTSSMFRSPCKIPTMKAFEQKSYLSLNAASYNVRINPFRRTEVSCQLQEIDSSMKWPVIAHEEVLVKSKPAEPVIHQPLHLSRRARRNRKSPTQRAAFQETNISPDNFIYPVFIHQGEVDIPIKTMPGRYMLGWRHGLIEEVAKARDVGVNSIMLYPKVPDTLKSPIGEEAFNDNGLVQRAVGLLKARFPDLVIYTDVNFDEYSSSGHGGIIGEDGVILNDETIHQLRKQAVSQARAGADVVCTSEMLDGRVGAVRAALDAKGFHHVSIMSYSVKYTSSLYGRFRKVQLDKKTYQINPANSREALMEAREDEAEGADILMVKPALPSLDIIRLLKDQTLLPIGACQVSGEYSMIKAAGLLKMIDEEKVMMESLICLRRAGADLILTYFALQAATILCHENKRNYFN; this is encoded by the exons ATGACGTCGTCTATGTTTAGATCTCCTTGCAAAATTCCGACAATGAAAGCGTTTGAACAGAAGAGCTACTTGAGCCTGAACGCAGCATCGTATAACGTGAGAATCAATCCTTTCCGACGAACAGAAGTTTCTTGTCAACTGCAAGAGATCGACTCCTCCATGAAATGGCCCGTAATTGCTCACGAGGAGGTTCTGGTAAAGAGTAAACCAGCCGAGCCTGTGATTCATCAGCCTCTT CACCTAAGCAGACGTGCACGTCGTAACCGAAAGTCCCCTACTCAGAGAGCTGCCTTTCAAGAAACTAATATATCTCCTGATAATTTCATATACCCGGTCTTCATTCATCAAG GTGAGGtagacattccgataaaaacgATGCCCGGACGTTACATGCTTGGCTGGAGACACGGCCTCATTGAAGAA GTTGCAAAGGCAAGAGATGTTGGTGTGAATAGCATAATGTTGTATCCAAAAGTTCCTGATACGTTAAAG TCTCCAATAGGAGAAGAGGCTTTCAACGACAATGGTCTAGTGCAACGAGCAGTTGGTCTTCTTAAAGCTAGATTCCCTGATCTC GTTATTTACACTGATGTCAATTTTGACGAGTACTCTTCTAGTGGCCATGGTGGGATCATAGGAGAAGATG GTGTGATATTGAACGATGAAACGATTCACCAACTGCGCAAACAAGCAGTTTCTCAGGCTCGAGCTGGAGCAGATGTTGTTTGTACCAGTGAGATGTTAGATGGTCGTGTTGGTGCGGTTCGTGCAGCTCTGGATGCTAAGGGTTTTCACCATGTTTCCATCATGTCTTACTCTGTCAA GTATACAAGTTCATTGTATGGCCGTTTTCGCAAAGTGCAATTGGACAAGAAAAC TTATCAGATAAACCCAGCAAATTCAAGAGAGGCATTGATGGAAGCACGGGAAGATGAAGCTGAAGGAGCAGATATCCTAATGGTGAAGCCAGCGCTTCCTTCTCTCGATATCATACGTTTATTGAAGGATCAAACTCTGTTACCCATTGGAGCTTGCCAGGTTTCTGGTGAGTACTCAATGATAAAAGCCGCAGGACTTCTAAAAATGATCGATGAGGAAAAGGTTATGATGGAGTCATTGATCTGCTTACGCCGAGCTGGTGCCGATCTCATTCTTACTTACTTCGCCCTTCAAGCTGCTACAATACTATGCcacgaaaataaaagaaattatttcaACTAG